The proteins below are encoded in one region of Campylobacter helveticus:
- a CDS encoding AbrB/MazE/SpoVT family DNA-binding domain-containing protein — protein sequence MTKLIQIGSSYGIRIPKLLIEKANLRNSVIDLQIVEEGLLLKTKNVRSGWDSEALRKEAKKEKVNEDYLSEDLKEWQW from the coding sequence ATGACAAAGCTAATTCAAATCGGTAGTTCTTATGGGATTCGAATCCCTAAGCTTTTGATAGAGAAAGCTAATTTGCGTAATAGTGTCATTGATTTACAAATTGTAGAAGAAGGCTTATTGCTTAAAACAAAAAATGTTAGAAGTGGTTGGGATAGTGAAGCTTTAAGAAAAGAGGCTAAAAAAGAAAAGGTAAATGAGGATTATTTGAGTGAAGATTTAAAAGAGTGGCAATGGTAA
- a CDS encoding thioredoxin family protein — translation MKTFKILCLALLLALSPLTLEAKIYDDIYTAQKQALKEAKLMVFFVVSNQCQHCHKLLNDVMNNTALMKYLEDNFIVSIADLENGGVIPKDLIFKGVTPTTYILTPTGIVIGTPIEGAIESDMLFTLLKGLEEYKKGQLGF, via the coding sequence ATGAAAACATTTAAAATTTTATGCCTAGCATTACTATTAGCCTTAAGTCCTCTTACTTTAGAGGCTAAAATCTATGATGATATTTACACGGCTCAAAAACAAGCCTTAAAAGAGGCAAAGCTTATGGTGTTTTTTGTAGTTTCAAATCAGTGTCAGCATTGTCATAAGCTTTTAAATGATGTGATGAATAATACAGCCTTAATGAAATATTTAGAGGATAATTTCATCGTTAGCATAGCTGATTTAGAAAATGGTGGCGTAATCCCTAAAGATTTAATCTTTAAAGGCGTTACACCTACCACTTATATACTCACTCCCACAGGCATTGTTATAGGCACACCGATTGAGGGGGCTATAGAATCGGATATGCTTTTTACCTTGCTTAAAGGTTTGGAAGAATATAAGAAAGGACAGTTAGGGTTTTAA
- a CDS encoding type II toxin-antitoxin system PemK/MazF family toxin, which translates to MVKWQQFDIVWIDLNPTRGAEIEKIRPCVIISPNELCYLKTRLIAPISSKGFEAPYRVNFTLENKKAKILCDQIRCVSIERFKNKIAVLEPKKQKELKEILRQMFE; encoded by the coding sequence ATGGTAAAATGGCAACAATTTGATATTGTTTGGATTGATTTAAATCCCACTCGTGGAGCAGAAATAGAAAAGATTAGACCTTGTGTTATTATATCCCCTAATGAACTTTGTTATCTTAAAACAAGATTGATTGCACCCATTAGCTCAAAAGGTTTTGAAGCACCTTATAGAGTGAATTTTACTCTTGAAAATAAGAAAGCTAAAATTTTATGCGACCAAATAAGATGTGTTAGTATTGAAAGATTTAAAAATAAAATTGCTGTTTTGGAGCCAAAAAAGCAAAAAGAATTGAAAGAGATTTTAAGGCAAATGTTTGAGTAG
- a CDS encoding BRO-N domain-containing protein — MIFQYLKFENKNVRVIVDDNDEIMVCFLDIVALLKLITISHYRNYFRNQFGEEAFRIFLVKSANSSNKANTLFTKLEYVIHLAEHIHNRKMHRKDTAKLQAWLKALPELVKQSKITEKQIVRETKQDFDSVINIEVVEETTFPSISLPNQAQITQAVENDYPKCNGFFYKNYELDIMVIYEKIFFALNTVKAVLRLENDTELLYFLQSFTQEELKKAKFRTFKESHIKREVDEIYVEFKALKSLIYKLKTQEALEFLKCLAKNIIPNLKHNYLQYERTQEDIARENAFLNYDNPEDSLEEKAEDSSLKSNQLIFQREGQEIRIIKDESGEPLFCLRDICDSLKMENPANIKNAILKEFELPILNICSFNTGYGIKEFTMITEPQLYFMLMRSDKPKARDFRQWVINEVLPSIRKSGSYSVNNSKENHHYEKAPTHILSHKESLKLALEYLDKSEALRIENEQLKLENERLRKVFDRGGGLLFTQLAKVCHIEEDELRKVLLGYNIISYFDKKMIATAYAIEKGYAKMKLTDSRPNMYVQVVFSPKTVKNIEIYKIEGLKEDLF, encoded by the coding sequence ATGATATTTCAATACCTCAAATTTGAAAACAAAAATGTAAGAGTGATTGTAGATGATAATGATGAAATAATGGTTTGCTTTTTAGACATTGTAGCACTTTTAAAGCTAATTACTATAAGCCATTATAGAAATTATTTCAGAAATCAATTTGGCGAAGAGGCATTTCGTATTTTTCTTGTCAAATCCGCAAATTCAAGCAATAAAGCAAACACATTATTCACAAAACTTGAATATGTTATTCATCTTGCAGAGCATATTCACAATAGAAAAATGCACCGTAAAGATACTGCAAAATTACAAGCTTGGCTTAAAGCCTTGCCTGAGTTGGTAAAACAATCAAAAATTACCGAAAAACAAATTGTTAGAGAAACAAAACAAGATTTTGATAGTGTTATTAATATTGAAGTAGTTGAAGAAACAACTTTTCCTAGCATTTCTTTGCCAAATCAAGCTCAAATAACACAAGCTGTTGAAAATGATTATCCAAAATGCAATGGCTTTTTTTATAAAAATTATGAGCTTGATATAATGGTAATTTATGAAAAAATATTTTTTGCTCTTAACACGGTTAAAGCAGTTCTTAGACTTGAAAATGACACCGAGCTTTTATATTTCTTGCAAAGCTTTACCCAAGAAGAACTTAAAAAGGCTAAATTTAGAACCTTTAAAGAAAGTCATATCAAAAGAGAAGTTGATGAAATTTATGTGGAATTTAAAGCTCTTAAAAGTCTTATTTATAAGTTAAAAACTCAAGAAGCTTTAGAATTTTTAAAATGCTTGGCAAAAAATATTATTCCAAATTTAAAGCATAATTATTTACAATATGAAAGAACACAAGAAGACATCGCTAGAGAAAATGCTTTTTTAAATTATGATAACCCTGAAGATAGTTTGGAAGAAAAAGCTGAGGATAGTTCTCTTAAAAGCAATCAACTTATTTTTCAAAGAGAGGGGCAAGAGATAAGGATTATCAAAGATGAGAGTGGAGAACCACTTTTTTGCTTAAGAGATATTTGTGATAGTTTGAAAATGGAAAACCCTGCTAATATCAAAAATGCTATTTTAAAGGAATTTGAGCTACCTATATTAAATATATGTAGCTTTAACACAGGTTATGGCATTAAAGAATTTACAATGATAACCGAACCACAACTTTATTTTATGCTTATGCGTAGTGATAAACCAAAGGCTAGAGATTTTAGGCAATGGGTCATTAATGAAGTTTTACCTAGCATTAGAAAGAGTGGGAGTTATAGCGTAAATAATTCAAAAGAAAATCATCACTATGAAAAAGCACCCACCCATATTCTCTCACACAAAGAGTCTTTAAAACTCGCCTTAGAATACTTAGACAAAAGTGAAGCTTTAAGAATTGAAAACGAACAGCTTAAACTTGAAAATGAAAGATTGAGAAAGGTTTTTGATAGGGGAGGTGGTCTATTATTTACGCAACTTGCAAAGGTGTGTCATATTGAAGAAGATGAGCTTAGAAAGGTGCTACTTGGCTACAATATCATTTCTTATTTTGATAAGAAGATGATAGCTACAGCCTATGCCATTGAAAAAGGCTATGCAAAGATGAAGCTAACCGATAGTCGTCCTAATATGTATGTGCAAGTTGTTTTTTCGCCTAAGACCGTTAAAAATATAGAAATCTATAAAATAGAGGGACTAAAAGAGGATTTGTTTTAG
- a CDS encoding YopX family protein — protein MQLEDTQTMELKKVGAKDTNGKEIYEGDILEDFVSSRDEELSFIFYAPHLDMFYIYHLGKGHFSIKWQADKDRLSKYRKIGTYKDKKLFKKIRYALEIEYEEDYTACKIIHLVRLIRGTLFYEFHKDFFEELSKRAIEKYNEEVKKKWLYKNNDPIDPNDYTSKESPNPYFPNEKEAMRANFKAKNYF, from the coding sequence ATGCAGTTAGAAGACACTCAAACAATGGAGTTGAAAAAAGTAGGAGCTAAGGACACTAATGGAAAAGAAATCTATGAGGGGGATATTTTAGAGGATTTTGTCTCATCAAGAGATGAAGAATTATCCTTTATTTTTTATGCTCCTCATTTAGATATGTTTTATATCTATCATTTAGGTAAAGGACATTTTTCTATTAAGTGGCAAGCAGATAAGGACCGATTATCTAAATATAGAAAAATAGGAACCTATAAAGATAAAAAACTATTTAAAAAGATTAGATACGCATTAGAAATTGAATACGAAGAAGATTATACGGCATGTAAAATTATACACTTAGTTAGACTCATAAGGGGAACTTTATTCTATGAATTTCATAAAGATTTTTTTGAAGAGCTTTCTAAAAGAGCTATTGAAAAATACAACGAGGAAGTCAAAAAAAAGTGGCTTTATAAAAATAATGACCCCATTGACCCAAATGATTATACTTCTAAGGAATCCCCAAATCCATATTTTCCTAACGAAAAAGAAGCAATGAGGGCGAACTTTAAAGCTAAAAATTATTTTTAA